In one window of Paucidesulfovibrio gracilis DSM 16080 DNA:
- a CDS encoding lysophospholipid acyltransferase family protein, translating into MHARELHSEDASGLFKLEQPFDDPLRKALFALMKRPLARLLCFKKLNSLYESVHNQVEAGQDFVDVVLDLLNVQVNINEESLRHIPAKGPVFVVANHPFGIIDGLILMKTMRMVRPDSMVMANSMLGMIPEMRPYLVEVDPFGTSESAKRNIGGLKAALRLLRQGHMIGTFPAGEVASLRLRKRMVRDPQWSPIVAGIVRKTGAQVVPMFFKGRHGPLFQALGLVHPRLRTVMLPRVNLKKGNQAVDVTIGKPISAAKTRSFATDEEAINYLRFRTHILRRIDRKKDKASDGQLEETPIAAPWPHDDLMREIRSLDEERILLRSGEFLVFETGVSRMPGLLHEIGRLREETFRPVGEGTGRELDTDRFDMTYRHIVLWDEENERLAGAYRFGRTDELLARQGIRGLYSSTLFKLRPELFERMGPAMEMGRSFICSEYQRSYQSLLLLWKGISEYVTRNPRYKTLFGCVSVSSDYTPVSRELMVRFLRRHRAVPDLEHLARPKRPPKLKYVKRLDISLPETAFNDIEDIGVVVGDIETDKSIPVLLKQYLKLGGRILSFNIDPDFGDCMDGLILVDLRETERRMLNRFMGPDKAATFLEYHGVLPADETK; encoded by the coding sequence ATGCACGCACGGGAGCTGCATTCAGAAGATGCCAGCGGACTTTTCAAGCTCGAACAGCCCTTTGACGACCCGCTTCGCAAGGCGCTTTTTGCGCTCATGAAACGCCCACTGGCGCGCCTTTTGTGCTTTAAGAAGTTGAACAGTCTGTACGAAAGCGTCCATAATCAAGTGGAGGCCGGTCAGGATTTCGTGGATGTGGTTCTGGATCTGCTCAATGTGCAGGTGAACATCAACGAGGAAAGCCTGCGGCATATTCCGGCCAAGGGACCGGTGTTCGTGGTGGCCAACCATCCGTTCGGCATCATCGACGGCCTGATTTTAATGAAGACCATGCGCATGGTGCGTCCGGATTCCATGGTCATGGCCAACAGCATGCTCGGAATGATTCCGGAGATGCGTCCGTACCTTGTGGAAGTGGATCCCTTCGGCACGAGTGAATCGGCCAAGCGGAACATTGGCGGACTCAAGGCCGCGTTGCGCCTGTTGCGGCAGGGACACATGATCGGCACGTTCCCGGCCGGGGAGGTCGCCTCCCTCCGTCTGCGCAAACGCATGGTGCGTGATCCGCAGTGGAGTCCCATTGTGGCGGGGATTGTGCGTAAGACCGGCGCCCAGGTCGTTCCCATGTTTTTCAAAGGGCGGCACGGTCCGTTGTTCCAGGCCTTGGGACTGGTGCATCCCCGGCTGCGAACCGTGATGTTGCCCCGGGTGAATCTCAAGAAAGGCAATCAGGCCGTGGACGTGACCATCGGCAAGCCCATTTCCGCAGCCAAGACCCGCAGCTTTGCCACGGATGAAGAGGCCATTAATTATTTACGCTTTCGCACTCACATCCTGCGTCGCATTGATCGAAAAAAGGACAAGGCAAGCGACGGGCAGCTCGAGGAAACGCCCATCGCCGCGCCCTGGCCGCATGACGATCTGATGCGCGAAATCCGGTCGTTGGATGAAGAGCGGATTTTGCTTCGTTCCGGGGAATTTTTGGTTTTTGAGACCGGGGTGAGCCGCATGCCCGGGTTGCTGCACGAGATTGGCCGGTTGCGCGAGGAGACCTTCCGCCCCGTGGGGGAAGGCACGGGCCGGGAACTGGACACGGACCGCTTCGACATGACCTACCGGCATATCGTGCTTTGGGATGAGGAGAACGAGCGGCTTGCCGGGGCGTATCGCTTCGGCCGCACGGACGAGCTGCTGGCGCGCCAGGGCATCCGGGGGCTGTACTCCTCCACGCTGTTCAAGCTGCGGCCTGAACTCTTCGAGCGGATGGGACCGGCCATGGAAATGGGCCGTTCTTTCATTTGTTCGGAATACCAGCGCAGTTACCAATCCCTGTTGCTGCTTTGGAAAGGGATTTCGGAATACGTCACCCGCAACCCCCGCTACAAGACCCTGTTCGGATGCGTGAGCGTGTCCAGCGATTATACGCCGGTTTCGCGGGAGTTGATGGTTCGTTTTTTGCGTCGGCACCGCGCCGTGCCGGATCTGGAACATCTGGCCAGGCCCAAGCGTCCACCAAAGCTCAAGTATGTTAAACGGCTGGATATCTCCTTGCCGGAAACCGCATTCAACGACATTGAGGACATCGGCGTCGTGGTCGGGGACATCGAAACCGACAAGTCCATCCCGGTATTGCTCAAGCAATATCTCAAGCTGGGAGGACGGATTCTTTCCTTCAATATTGACCCGGATTTCGGAGATTGCATGGATGGCCTGATCCTGGTCGATCTTCGGGAAACCGAACGGCGGATGCTCAATCGGTTCATGGGACCGGATAAGGCCGCGACCTTTTTGGAATACCACGGCGTACTTCCGGCTGATGAGACGAAATGA
- the malQ gene encoding 4-alpha-glucanotransferase has protein sequence MKRTSGILLPITALPARFGVGDIGPSAERFAGFLDRAGVRQWQILPIAPTSSFVGDSPYAGHSAFGGDPLLISPERLHEEGLLTTSELDRAACPPARRVDYPEARTRKAALLRRAFDRAEPSLTHDTDFHAFLTVNAHWINDLAFFLACKEAHNGAAWYDWPTPLRDRHDSALREHGTRLAREILFHKFCQHRFFKQWGRLRSHINDLGIDLVGDVPIYVTHDSPDVWCHRRLFKLDPQGHRTVVAGVPPDYFSKTGQRWGNPVFDWQANKETDFSWWCARLLHHFGLHSQIRLDHFRGFAAYWEIPASERTASNGRWMPGLGRDLLHTLQRRTGGDQELPILAENLGIITPDVEALRREFHLPGMHVLQFGFGPGAERTPNAPFRHEPLGAVYTGTHDNNTTRGWFETELDSKAKTRLERFTGPLPDPAGVPRALIRLAMASPASQAFIPAQDLLGLGTDGRLNIPGRSTGNWSWRLLPGELHPLDSPALADELAELNEFYGRTGDDLLYGDYEEHLRAPSRG, from the coding sequence ATGAAACGTACCAGCGGCATTCTTCTGCCCATCACCGCCCTGCCCGCCCGATTCGGCGTGGGGGATATCGGTCCCTCAGCGGAGCGCTTCGCCGGTTTTCTGGACCGCGCCGGTGTGCGGCAATGGCAAATCCTGCCCATTGCCCCCACATCCTCCTTTGTGGGCGACTCGCCCTATGCCGGACACTCGGCCTTTGGCGGGGATCCCTTGCTGATCAGCCCGGAAAGGCTGCACGAGGAAGGACTGCTGACCACCTCGGAACTGGACCGCGCTGCCTGCCCCCCGGCCCGCCGCGTGGACTATCCCGAAGCACGCACCCGCAAGGCCGCGCTGTTGCGCCGGGCCTTTGACCGTGCCGAGCCATCCCTGACGCACGACACGGACTTTCACGCCTTTCTTACGGTCAATGCCCATTGGATCAACGACCTGGCCTTTTTCCTGGCCTGCAAGGAAGCGCACAACGGCGCGGCATGGTACGATTGGCCCACCCCCCTGCGCGACCGCCACGACAGCGCCCTGCGCGAACACGGCACCCGGCTGGCCCGGGAAATCCTGTTTCACAAATTCTGCCAGCACCGCTTTTTCAAGCAATGGGGACGGCTGCGCTCCCACATCAATGACCTCGGCATCGACCTGGTGGGCGACGTCCCCATCTATGTAACGCACGACAGCCCGGACGTTTGGTGCCACAGGCGGCTGTTCAAACTCGATCCCCAGGGCCACCGAACCGTGGTGGCGGGCGTCCCCCCGGACTATTTTTCCAAAACAGGCCAACGCTGGGGCAACCCGGTGTTTGACTGGCAGGCCAACAAGGAAACAGACTTCTCCTGGTGGTGCGCCCGGCTCCTGCATCATTTCGGCCTGCATTCCCAAATCCGGCTGGACCATTTCCGCGGCTTTGCCGCCTATTGGGAAATTCCGGCCAGTGAGCGCACCGCGTCCAACGGCCGCTGGATGCCGGGGCTGGGGCGCGACCTGCTCCACACACTGCAACGTCGCACCGGAGGGGACCAAGAACTCCCCATTCTGGCAGAGAATCTCGGCATCATCACCCCGGATGTGGAAGCCCTGCGCCGGGAATTTCATCTGCCGGGAATGCATGTGCTGCAATTCGGCTTCGGTCCCGGGGCCGAACGCACGCCCAACGCGCCCTTCCGACATGAACCGCTCGGCGCGGTCTACACCGGAACCCATGACAACAACACCACACGCGGCTGGTTCGAAACCGAACTGGATTCCAAGGCCAAGACGCGACTCGAACGATTCACGGGTCCGCTTCCCGACCCGGCCGGGGTTCCCCGGGCCTTGATTCGACTGGCCATGGCCAGCCCTGCAAGCCAGGCGTTTATTCCGGCACAGGATCTACTCGGCCTGGGAACGGACGGACGACTCAACATACCCGGCCGCTCCACCGGCAACTGGAGTTGGCGGCTGCTTCCTGGAGAGCTGCATCCCCTGGACTCCCCCGCCCTGGCCGATGAACTCGCCGAATTGAACGAATTTTACGGCCGCACCGGCGACGATCTGCTCTACGGCGACTATGAGGAACACCTCCGAGCGCCGAGCCGCGGCTAG
- the mnmE gene encoding tRNA uridine-5-carboxymethylaminomethyl(34) synthesis GTPase MnmE, with translation MSRSDSKPSTRRDTIAAIATPPGTGGVAVLRVSGPEARSLGLQIFHSTQADFQDFTPRMLHFGTICTPAGNVLDEVLTAYMPGPHSYTGEDVLEIHCHGGDAAPSAVLDLLLQHGARLADRGEFTLRAFLAGRMDLTQAEAVAELIAAPGRAALHLAQTKLAGGLGTRVDALRERLEHLRAQLCLAVDFPEEDVECLPPEDLIREVQHIRNRVDELLAGMERARAWREGVMVVLAGRVNAGKSSLLNALLGRERAIVTERPGTTRDYIEEHLLLDGLRVRIVDTAGLRDPSSDTSDAAAATIPVDEVEAAGMEISRELASRAELVLFVVDGSRPLEPEEQRIARDLAPGRTLAVLNKADQPAAQPDPAATLEQLDLETIRVSARTGTGIQELADRIRARCLRDTGEPDPDAAVPNARQAALLRQANQELKALAQDAVQGVPYDLMGVRLEGACEAMEALTGRIAPQDVLHSIFDNFCIGK, from the coding sequence ATGAGCCGATCCGATTCCAAGCCCTCCACTCGCCGCGATACCATTGCGGCCATTGCCACCCCGCCTGGGACCGGAGGCGTGGCCGTGCTCCGCGTGAGCGGACCTGAAGCCCGTTCGCTGGGTTTGCAAATTTTCCATTCAACCCAGGCAGATTTTCAGGATTTCACCCCGCGCATGCTTCATTTCGGAACAATCTGCACGCCAGCGGGAAACGTGCTGGATGAAGTGCTGACCGCGTATATGCCCGGTCCCCACTCCTACACGGGCGAAGACGTTCTGGAAATTCACTGTCATGGTGGAGATGCCGCTCCCTCCGCGGTTCTGGACCTGCTCCTGCAACATGGTGCCAGGCTTGCGGACCGGGGGGAATTTACGCTTCGGGCCTTTTTGGCCGGCCGCATGGATCTGACACAGGCCGAGGCTGTCGCGGAACTCATTGCCGCCCCCGGACGTGCCGCCCTGCATCTGGCTCAGACAAAATTGGCCGGGGGGCTTGGAACCCGTGTGGACGCCCTGCGCGAACGACTCGAGCACCTGCGCGCCCAGCTCTGCCTGGCCGTGGACTTTCCCGAGGAAGATGTGGAATGCCTGCCCCCGGAAGACTTGATCCGTGAAGTGCAGCACATCCGCAACCGGGTGGATGAATTGCTGGCGGGCATGGAACGCGCCAGAGCCTGGCGTGAAGGTGTCATGGTGGTGCTCGCCGGACGAGTGAACGCAGGTAAATCCAGTCTGCTCAACGCCCTGCTCGGCCGGGAGCGGGCCATTGTCACGGAGCGGCCCGGCACCACCAGGGACTACATCGAAGAACATCTTCTGCTGGACGGTCTGCGGGTGCGCATCGTGGACACGGCGGGATTACGCGATCCATCTTCCGACACGTCCGATGCTGCGGCTGCAACCATTCCCGTGGACGAAGTGGAGGCCGCGGGCATGGAGATCAGCCGCGAACTGGCCTCCCGCGCCGAATTGGTGCTGTTCGTGGTGGATGGATCCCGTCCGCTGGAACCGGAGGAACAACGCATCGCCCGTGACCTTGCTCCGGGGCGAACCCTTGCCGTGCTCAACAAGGCCGACCAACCCGCGGCCCAGCCGGATCCGGCCGCCACCCTGGAGCAACTTGACCTGGAAACGATCCGCGTTTCCGCCCGTACCGGCACCGGAATACAGGAACTGGCCGACCGCATTCGCGCCCGTTGCCTGCGCGACACCGGAGAGCCGGACCCTGACGCCGCTGTTCCCAATGCCCGGCAAGCCGCGCTGCTGCGTCAGGCGAACCAGGAACTCAAAGCACTGGCTCAGGACGCAGTGCAGGGGGTTCCGTATGATTTGATGGGCGTCCGTCTGGAAGGAGCCTGCGAAGCCATGGAGGCTTTGACTGGCCGTATTGCCCCGCAGGACGTCCTGCATTCCATTTTCGACAACTTCTGCATCGGAAAGTAA
- a CDS encoding SGNH/GDSL hydrolase family protein: MIICCFGDSLTLGVGDSSGLGWPGRLAQRLGADLTKTTLYNLGVRADTSVRLGQRWMAEALARSNNATDTRLVFCVGTADVAQHVPPKDSTRACTDILRRSGEVGSHLLITPPPMADPDKNARLGALAAQFRTVTERHGAACFDLFSALVENRTYRHALERGDGVHPDDRGHELLAATLASWPPLAALFLGSS; encoded by the coding sequence ATGATAATTTGTTGTTTCGGCGATTCCCTGACCCTCGGGGTGGGGGATTCGTCCGGCTTGGGCTGGCCCGGCCGACTGGCCCAACGCCTAGGCGCAGACCTGACCAAGACCACACTCTACAACCTCGGGGTTCGCGCCGACACGAGCGTCCGCCTCGGGCAACGCTGGATGGCCGAGGCTCTGGCACGCAGCAACAACGCAACGGATACGCGATTGGTGTTCTGCGTCGGCACGGCCGACGTGGCGCAGCACGTCCCTCCAAAAGACAGCACCCGGGCCTGCACGGACATTCTGCGCCGATCCGGTGAGGTGGGGAGCCATCTGCTGATCACTCCGCCCCCCATGGCGGACCCGGACAAAAACGCCCGCCTCGGCGCCCTGGCCGCTCAATTTCGTACCGTAACCGAAAGGCATGGAGCGGCCTGCTTTGACCTGTTTTCCGCACTCGTGGAAAACAGGACATACCGGCATGCCCTGGAGCGCGGTGACGGCGTGCATCCCGATGACCGGGGACATGAGCTGCTGGCTGCCACGCTTGCGTCGTGGCCGCCGCTTGCCGCGCTGTTTCTCGGTTCTTCCTGA
- the jag gene encoding RNA-binding cell elongation regulator Jag/EloR — MSEFKEFQGKTLDEAIQSACEHYDVPRAKLEIEIISGGSTGIFGLVGVRKASVKARPRGGVKPVLSQEASKDTKQSAPRSAGEANDAQRQKKSAKSGSAQAQEPKNIAPAQEDSKPKSTPRSGSKPHKAPAPKPEAKAEAAEPVRQAGNGKAGQDAGQTPEYPPRRTVHEANPAPVPADKDTVPDFPGDEPEQQPADNNGNGNGDNNSNGNGSRGPSLEGLDKEKLQAVVREAALTLLHNLAPDPGLDITVEADRVHVMIDDEEHSGLIIGREGQTLSALQYLLNRIVSRNMGTSVRVQLDTGDYRERQDEKLRQQARRMAEKAIKSRRTQSTKPMSSYHRRVVHLTVQEMSGVITRSKGEGPLKRVLIVPKRRSR, encoded by the coding sequence ATGAGCGAGTTCAAGGAATTCCAGGGAAAAACCCTGGACGAAGCCATCCAGTCCGCGTGCGAGCACTACGACGTGCCGCGCGCGAAACTGGAAATCGAAATCATTAGCGGCGGTTCCACCGGCATCTTCGGGCTGGTGGGCGTACGCAAGGCATCGGTCAAGGCCCGGCCCCGGGGCGGCGTCAAACCCGTCCTTTCACAGGAGGCCTCCAAAGACACCAAACAATCCGCTCCCCGCTCCGCTGGCGAAGCCAATGACGCACAGCGGCAGAAAAAGTCCGCGAAATCCGGTTCCGCACAAGCGCAAGAACCGAAAAACATCGCGCCGGCCCAGGAAGATTCCAAACCTAAATCCACGCCACGCTCCGGGAGCAAACCGCACAAAGCCCCGGCTCCCAAGCCGGAAGCCAAGGCCGAAGCAGCAGAACCGGTCCGCCAGGCAGGCAACGGCAAAGCTGGACAGGATGCAGGGCAAACGCCCGAATATCCGCCCCGGCGGACCGTGCACGAGGCCAATCCGGCTCCGGTCCCGGCCGACAAGGACACGGTTCCCGACTTTCCCGGAGACGAACCGGAACAGCAGCCTGCGGATAATAACGGTAACGGTAACGGCGACAACAACAGCAACGGCAACGGTTCCCGCGGTCCCTCCCTGGAAGGGCTGGACAAGGAAAAGCTGCAAGCCGTCGTCCGGGAAGCAGCTCTGACCCTGCTCCACAATCTGGCCCCGGATCCGGGATTGGATATCACCGTGGAAGCGGACCGGGTTCACGTCATGATTGATGACGAGGAACACTCCGGCCTGATCATTGGGCGTGAGGGACAAACCCTTTCCGCCCTGCAATACCTGCTCAACCGCATCGTTTCCCGCAATATGGGAACGTCTGTGCGTGTGCAGCTGGATACCGGTGATTACCGCGAACGGCAGGACGAGAAACTGCGCCAGCAAGCCCGCCGCATGGCGGAAAAGGCCATCAAGTCCCGCCGCACGCAGAGCACCAAGCCCATGAGTTCCTACCACCGTCGGGTGGTGCACCTCACGGTGCAGGAGATGTCGGGCGTGATCACGCGTTCCAAGGGCGAAGGCCCGCTCAAGCGTGTGCTCATCGTTCCCAAGCGGCGCAGCCGCTGA
- a CDS encoding TIGR04282 family arsenosugar biosynthesis glycosyltransferase, whose translation MNSQCVLLFVEYPEPGMVKTRLAADVGAEPAARLARAMAEDALAAVQALAETDLILCFAPKRREREMRHWLGREQKYWPQEGGDEGKRRNHAVTSAFRRGYERVAIVDTDVPEMHAEAVAQALDSLRKYPSCLGPARGGGYWLIGFAASAYSPGVFHGIPWRTAQEFERTLHYLESRELVPFRASTYQEVNTLAGWRSLARSGGIRPGTRTRMETDRVLGAQAAQ comes from the coding sequence ATGAACAGCCAATGTGTGTTGTTGTTTGTGGAATACCCGGAACCCGGCATGGTTAAGACGCGGTTGGCGGCGGACGTCGGGGCGGAACCAGCCGCCCGGCTGGCCCGGGCCATGGCCGAGGATGCTCTGGCCGCAGTGCAGGCGCTTGCAGAAACGGACTTGATCCTTTGCTTTGCTCCAAAACGGCGCGAACGGGAAATGCGCCATTGGCTCGGTCGAGAACAAAAATATTGGCCTCAGGAAGGCGGCGATGAAGGAAAACGGAGGAACCATGCCGTGACATCGGCCTTTCGCCGCGGCTATGAGCGAGTTGCCATCGTTGATACCGATGTCCCGGAGATGCACGCGGAAGCGGTGGCGCAGGCTTTGGATTCCCTGAGAAAATATCCGTCCTGCCTTGGTCCTGCCCGAGGCGGGGGGTATTGGCTGATCGGGTTCGCAGCCAGTGCGTATTCCCCCGGCGTGTTTCACGGCATCCCCTGGAGGACCGCCCAGGAGTTCGAGCGAACCCTGCACTACCTGGAGAGCCGGGAGCTGGTGCCGTTCAGGGCATCCACGTATCAGGAAGTGAACACCCTGGCAGGCTGGCGCTCCCTGGCGCGATCCGGCGGCATCCGGCCCGGAACCCGCACCCGCATGGAAACGGATCGGGTTTTGGGGGCGCAGGCGGCTCAGTAA
- a CDS encoding methyl-accepting chemotaxis protein: MLKNMKLGVKLGAGFGLLMLIAAILGGIATYNMLSVGGQSQELAEEYVPEVDMAATIERNSLLTMYEMRGYALSMDKAYWLKAQEQLESVRSSLAEAKQHAEDYPDLVKLREGVGKASTLVEQYAALADRTDELVGIMQDVRDQMDEAAGIYVRNCAAFLETQNEAMVRELNQGLPPARITERLDKITWVNDIIDLGNDTRVRNFKAQALRDPELLRSALQNFDAMEDLFDKLRNVTRRAENLKQIAATREAADSYRKVMEAYLKNWLELQDIGLERENVSSGVLDASQETANAGMVEARARAVAAVDALNLASTVMIVGLVIALILGVSVAIVLTRAITKPVFLGVKFAEGMSQGDFTQTLNIDQSDEVGLLARSLNDMVTRLRQVVHEVQSATENVASGSEELSASAQTLSQGATEQAASIEEVSSSMEEMTANIKQNADNARQTEAIAQQAAKDAAEGGQAVNQAVDAMKNIAEKISIIEEIARQTNLLALNAAIEAARAGEHGKGFAVVAAEVRKLAERSGAAAGEISELSSSTVDVADNAGQMLNKLVPDIQKTAELVQEITAASNEQNAGVEQINRAIQQLDQVIQSNASAAEEMASTSEELSSQSQMLQQTMSFFRVGQDNQSRRMVVRQSQPKPLESGGGRSSETASKPASRPQKSDDSGGGNGSGGNGVDLNLGGGDGEDEDFERF, translated from the coding sequence ATGCTGAAGAACATGAAGCTTGGCGTTAAGCTGGGAGCAGGGTTTGGTCTGCTGATGCTCATCGCTGCGATCCTTGGGGGCATTGCAACGTATAACATGCTCAGCGTGGGAGGGCAGTCTCAGGAGCTTGCTGAGGAATACGTCCCGGAAGTGGACATGGCTGCCACCATTGAGCGCAATTCGCTGCTGACCATGTACGAGATGCGCGGGTATGCGTTGAGCATGGATAAGGCGTATTGGCTCAAGGCCCAGGAGCAGCTTGAATCCGTGCGGAGTTCCCTGGCGGAAGCGAAACAGCACGCCGAAGATTATCCGGATTTGGTCAAGCTTCGTGAAGGGGTGGGCAAGGCTTCCACTCTGGTGGAGCAGTATGCGGCGCTGGCTGATCGAACTGACGAACTGGTCGGCATCATGCAGGATGTCCGCGACCAGATGGATGAGGCGGCCGGGATCTATGTCCGCAACTGTGCAGCCTTTCTTGAGACGCAGAACGAAGCCATGGTTCGGGAGCTGAACCAGGGACTGCCCCCAGCCCGAATTACCGAGCGTTTGGACAAGATCACCTGGGTCAACGATATCATCGACCTGGGGAACGATACGCGGGTGCGCAACTTCAAGGCCCAGGCTCTGCGGGATCCGGAGCTGTTGCGCAGTGCCTTGCAGAACTTCGACGCGATGGAAGACCTTTTCGATAAGCTTCGCAACGTTACGCGACGTGCTGAGAATCTCAAGCAGATCGCCGCGACGCGGGAGGCCGCTGATTCCTATCGTAAAGTCATGGAAGCATATTTGAAAAATTGGCTTGAGCTGCAGGACATCGGCCTTGAACGCGAAAACGTTTCTTCAGGCGTGCTGGATGCCTCACAGGAAACCGCCAATGCCGGTATGGTGGAAGCCCGCGCCCGCGCTGTCGCGGCAGTGGATGCCTTGAACCTCGCCTCCACCGTCATGATTGTGGGATTGGTCATCGCCTTGATTCTTGGCGTCAGCGTGGCCATCGTGCTCACACGCGCCATCACCAAGCCTGTGTTCCTGGGAGTCAAGTTTGCGGAAGGCATGTCCCAGGGCGACTTTACGCAGACCCTGAATATCGACCAGAGCGACGAGGTGGGGCTGTTGGCCCGTTCCCTCAACGACATGGTCACGCGTCTGCGTCAGGTGGTTCACGAGGTGCAATCTGCCACGGAGAATGTGGCCTCCGGGAGCGAGGAGCTTTCCGCCTCGGCCCAAACCCTGTCTCAGGGGGCTACGGAACAAGCCGCCAGCATTGAAGAAGTTTCTTCCTCCATGGAAGAGATGACCGCGAACATCAAGCAGAACGCGGATAACGCCCGGCAGACCGAGGCCATTGCCCAGCAGGCGGCCAAGGATGCGGCCGAGGGCGGACAGGCTGTGAATCAGGCCGTGGACGCCATGAAGAACATTGCGGAAAAAATCTCCATCATTGAGGAGATTGCCCGGCAGACCAACCTCTTGGCCTTGAACGCGGCCATTGAAGCCGCCCGCGCCGGGGAGCACGGCAAGGGCTTTGCGGTTGTTGCGGCCGAGGTTCGCAAGCTGGCCGAGCGCAGCGGCGCGGCAGCCGGTGAGATTAGCGAACTGTCTTCCAGCACCGTGGATGTGGCGGACAATGCCGGTCAGATGCTCAACAAGCTGGTTCCGGATATCCAGAAAACCGCCGAGCTGGTGCAGGAAATCACGGCGGCCAGCAACGAGCAGAACGCGGGCGTGGAGCAGATCAACCGCGCCATCCAGCAGCTTGATCAGGTCATTCAGTCCAATGCCTCGGCTGCCGAGGAAATGGCTTCAACTTCCGAGGAGCTTTCGAGCCAGTCGCAGATGTTGCAGCAGACCATGTCCTTCTTCCGGGTGGGCCAGGACAATCAGTCCCGGCGCATGGTGGTCCGTCAGTCCCAGCCCAAACCGCTGGAAAGCGGTGGCGGCCGGAGTTCGGAAACGGCATCCAAGCCAGCGTCCCGTCCGCAGAAGTCGGATGATTCCGGCGGCGGCAATGGTTCCGGCGGTAACGGCGTGGATCTCAACCTTGGCGGCGGTGACGGCGAAGACGAGGACTTTGAGCGCTTCTAG
- the groES gene encoding co-chaperone GroES, producing the protein MKLKPLSDRVLVKRLEMEEKTAGGIIIPDSAKEKPMRGEVVAVGPGKAGDDGKVVPMTVKAGDVVLFAKYAGTEIKLDGEEHLVMREDDILAVVD; encoded by the coding sequence ATGAAGCTGAAGCCCTTGAGCGACCGAGTGCTGGTGAAGCGCCTCGAGATGGAAGAAAAAACCGCAGGCGGCATCATCATTCCTGATTCTGCCAAGGAAAAGCCCATGCGCGGCGAGGTTGTCGCTGTCGGCCCCGGCAAGGCCGGTGACGACGGGAAAGTGGTCCCCATGACCGTCAAGGCCGGGGACGTGGTTCTTTTCGCCAAGTACGCTGGCACAGAAATCAAGCTGGATGGCGAAGAGCATCTGGTGATGCGCGAGGACGACATCCTCGCCGTCGTCGACTAA
- a CDS encoding pyridoxamine 5'-phosphate oxidase family protein codes for MRADTSNDIAKATAALDRAQIMHLALVDADGAFCVPVNFARRGKTLYVHSGLHGRKVAAMKDSTHIGFSAIAHMEPRPGKTACKWGFRFESVRGNAVCRIVHDLQERQTGLDELVLRYSGSVSPMDSKALKRTLVFALEIQEATVRGKM; via the coding sequence ATGCGAGCGGACACGAGCAATGATATCGCCAAGGCAACAGCGGCACTGGACCGTGCTCAAATCATGCATCTGGCGTTGGTCGATGCGGACGGCGCTTTTTGCGTTCCCGTCAACTTCGCACGCCGGGGGAAAACCCTGTACGTGCATTCCGGTCTCCACGGACGCAAGGTTGCGGCAATGAAGGACAGCACCCATATCGGGTTCTCCGCCATAGCCCACATGGAGCCGCGACCGGGGAAAACCGCCTGCAAATGGGGGTTTCGATTTGAAAGCGTGCGAGGCAACGCGGTCTGCCGCATCGTGCACGACCTGCAAGAGCGGCAAACCGGCCTGGATGAGCTGGTACTGCGCTACAGCGGCTCGGTTTCGCCCATGGATTCCAAAGCGTTGAAACGCACCCTTGTCTTTGCTCTGGAAATTCAGGAGGCCACAGTTCGAGGTAAGATGTAG